In Triticum aestivum cultivar Chinese Spring chromosome 5B, IWGSC CS RefSeq v2.1, whole genome shotgun sequence, the following proteins share a genomic window:
- the LOC123112270 gene encoding isoamylase 3, chloroplastic isoform X2 — MDSAASTNRSPLRPAAAATATARRSSSSVRPALPNRVAASRLGVAPGCGGGQFGKAQRFGSLRSTTARAQTGNAGRIVTEERESAMAGTEMPLKYSSGKASPLGVSQVESGLNFAIFSQHASSVTLCIKLPERGTKDEESEKVVEFALDCQKNKTGDIWHVSVEGLPTSGVLYGYRVNGPQGWEQGHRFDSNIILLDPYAKLVSGRNYFGLDKGPSQPFGTYDFDSSPFDWGADYQLPNLPETDLVIYEMNVRAFTADESSGLDPAVRGSYLGFIDKIPHLLELGVNAVELLPVFEFDELEFKRYPNPRDHMVNTWGYSTINFFAPMTRYASAGGGPLAASRELKQMVKALHKAGIEVILDVVYNHTNEADDANPYVTSFRGIDNKVYYMLDPKNNSQLLNFSGCGNTLNCNHPVVMELVLDSLRHWVKEYHIDGFRFDLASVLCRGPDGSPLDAPPLIREIAKDSVLSRCKIIAEPWDCGGLYLVGRFPNWDRWAEWNGKYRDDLRRFIKGDPGMKGVLATRVSGSADLYQVNQRKPHHGVNFIIAHDGFTLCDLVSYNLKHNDANGEGGRDGCNDNFSWNCGVEGETNDSNVLALRSRQMKNFHVALMISQGTPMMLMGDEYGHTRYGNNNSYGHDTCINNFQWGQLAERRYGHFRFFSEMIKFRQNHPILKRDRFLSKNDVTWHEDCWDNLESKFLAFTIHDHNSGGDIYLAFNAHDYSVDAVIPPAPQQKHWNRVVDTNLESPNDIAPEGVPLTGSGYRIAPFSSILLKASP, encoded by the exons ATGGATTCGGCGGCCTCTACAAATCGCTCCCCGCtgcgtcccgccgccgccgccaccgccaccgcacgCCGAAGCAGCAGCTCCGTCCGCCCCGCGCTTCCGAACCG TGTAGCGGCGAGCAGGCTTGGGGTCGCGCCCGGGTGCGGAGGAGGGCAATTCGGAAAG GCACAGCGATTTGGGTCCTTGCGGAGTACTACGGCGAGAGCTCAGACTGGTAATGCTGGGAGAATTGTGACCGAG GAAAGGGAAAGCGCAATGGCGGGTACCGAAATGCCCTTGAAATATTCTTCCGGCAAAGCATCCCCTCTAGGAGTGTCACAGGTTGAAAGTGGTCTCAACTTCGCGATTTTCTCTCAACATGCTTCTTCTGTCACCCTCTGCATCAAGCTTCCTGAGAG AGGAACCAAGGATGAAGAAAGTGAAAAAGTTGTGGAGTTTGCTTTAGATTGCCAGAAGAACAAAACTGGAGATATATGGCATGTGTCGGTGGAG GGGTTGCCCACTTCTGGAGTTCTTTACGGATATCGTGTTAATGGTCCTCAAGGATGGGAACAAGGCCATAGGTTTGATAGCAACATTATTCTTCTTGACCCTTACGCGAAACTAGTTTCTGGTCGAAATTACTTTGGGCTTGATAAAGGGCCCAGCCAGCCTTTTGGAACATATGATTTTGATAGCTCTCCTTTTGACTGGGGTGCTGACTACCAGCTTCCAAATTTGCCTGAG ACAGATCTAGTTATATATGAAATGAACGTTCGCGCTTTCACTGCGGATGAGTCAAGTGGGCTTGATCCAGCTGTTCGTGGAAGCTATCTAGGATTCATCGACAAA ATCCCACATTTGCTTGAACTCGGAGTTAATGCAGTGGAGTTGCTACCTGTTTTTGAGTTTGATGAGCTGGAGTTCAAGAGGTACCCTAACCCAAGGGACCACATG GTCAATACATGGGGTTATTCTACAATCAACTTTTTTGCTCCCATGACCCGCTATGCAAGTGCTGGTGGTGGACCATTGGCTGCTTCCAGAGAGCTCAAGCAGATGGTCAAGGCATTGCATAAAGCTGGTATAGAG GTTATTCTGGACGTCGTTTACAACCATACGAATGAAGCAGATGATGCTAATCCTTATGTTACTTCTTTCCGTGGCATCGACAACAAG GTTTATTACATGTTAGATCCGAAGAACAACTCTCAACTGCTGAACTTCTCGGGATGCG GGAATACACTAAACTGCAACCATCCTGTTGTCATGGAACTCGTACTCGACAGCTTGAGACATTG GGTTAAGGAGTATCACATAGATGGATTTCGGTTTGACCTTGCAAGTGTTCTTTGTCGTGGACCAGATGGCAGTCCTCTTGATGCTCCTCCACTCATCAGG GAAATTGCCAAAGATTCTGTGTTATCTCGATGCAAGATAATTGCTGAACCTTGGGATTGTGGAGGTCTTTATCTAGTAGGGCGTTTCCCTAACTGGGACAG GTGGGCTGAATGGAATGGAAAGTACAGAGACGATCTTCGAAGGTTCATCAAG GGTGACCCTGGTATGAAGGGGGTGTTGGCAACTCGTGTGTCTGGATCTGCTGATCTCTACCAG GTGAACCAGCGGAAGCCTCATCATGGTGTGAACTTTATAATAGCACATGATGGGTTCACCTTATGTGACCTTGTTTCATACAACTTAAAG CACAACGATGCTAATGGAGAAGGTGGACGTGATGGATGCAATGATAATTTTAGCTGGAACTGTGGTGTTGAAG GAGAAACAAATGATTCAAATGTATTAGCTCTGCGTTCGAGACAAATGAAGAACTTCCATGTGGCATTAATGATTTCTCAA GGCACCCCAATGATGTTGATGGGAGATGAATATGGTCATACACGTTATGGAAACAATAATAGCTATGGACATGATACCTGCATAAATAATTTCCAGTGGGGACAG TTGGCGGAAAGAAGATATGGCCATTTCAGGTTTTTCTCAGAGATGATTAAGTTCCGTCAGAACCACCCAATACTGAAACGGGACAGGTTTCTCAGTAAA AATGATGTCACTTGGCACGAGGATTGTTGGGATAACTTGGAAAGCAAATTCTTGGCATTCAC GATACACGACCACAACTCTGGTGGAGATATCTATTTGGCATTCAATGCCCATGACTATTCTGTGGATGCTGTGATTCCCCCAGCCCCTCAACAAAAACACTGGAACCGTGTG GTGGATACCAACCTGGAATCACCAAACGATATTGCACCGGAAGGGGTGCCACTTACTGGATCAGGGTATAGAATTGCtccattctcttccatcttgctCAAGGCAAGCCCATAG
- the LOC123112270 gene encoding isoamylase 3, chloroplastic isoform X1, translating to MDSAASTNRSPLRPAAAATATARRSSSSVRPALPNRFPCSVAASRLGVAPGCGGGQFGKAQRFGSLRSTTARAQTGNAGRIVTEERESAMAGTEMPLKYSSGKASPLGVSQVESGLNFAIFSQHASSVTLCIKLPERGTKDEESEKVVEFALDCQKNKTGDIWHVSVEGLPTSGVLYGYRVNGPQGWEQGHRFDSNIILLDPYAKLVSGRNYFGLDKGPSQPFGTYDFDSSPFDWGADYQLPNLPETDLVIYEMNVRAFTADESSGLDPAVRGSYLGFIDKIPHLLELGVNAVELLPVFEFDELEFKRYPNPRDHMVNTWGYSTINFFAPMTRYASAGGGPLAASRELKQMVKALHKAGIEVILDVVYNHTNEADDANPYVTSFRGIDNKVYYMLDPKNNSQLLNFSGCGNTLNCNHPVVMELVLDSLRHWVKEYHIDGFRFDLASVLCRGPDGSPLDAPPLIREIAKDSVLSRCKIIAEPWDCGGLYLVGRFPNWDRWAEWNGKYRDDLRRFIKGDPGMKGVLATRVSGSADLYQVNQRKPHHGVNFIIAHDGFTLCDLVSYNLKHNDANGEGGRDGCNDNFSWNCGVEGETNDSNVLALRSRQMKNFHVALMISQGTPMMLMGDEYGHTRYGNNNSYGHDTCINNFQWGQLAERRYGHFRFFSEMIKFRQNHPILKRDRFLSKNDVTWHEDCWDNLESKFLAFTIHDHNSGGDIYLAFNAHDYSVDAVIPPAPQQKHWNRVVDTNLESPNDIAPEGVPLTGSGYRIAPFSSILLKASP from the exons ATGGATTCGGCGGCCTCTACAAATCGCTCCCCGCtgcgtcccgccgccgccgccaccgccaccgcacgCCGAAGCAGCAGCTCCGTCCGCCCCGCGCTTCCGAACCG GTTCCCGTGCAGTGTAGCGGCGAGCAGGCTTGGGGTCGCGCCCGGGTGCGGAGGAGGGCAATTCGGAAAG GCACAGCGATTTGGGTCCTTGCGGAGTACTACGGCGAGAGCTCAGACTGGTAATGCTGGGAGAATTGTGACCGAG GAAAGGGAAAGCGCAATGGCGGGTACCGAAATGCCCTTGAAATATTCTTCCGGCAAAGCATCCCCTCTAGGAGTGTCACAGGTTGAAAGTGGTCTCAACTTCGCGATTTTCTCTCAACATGCTTCTTCTGTCACCCTCTGCATCAAGCTTCCTGAGAG AGGAACCAAGGATGAAGAAAGTGAAAAAGTTGTGGAGTTTGCTTTAGATTGCCAGAAGAACAAAACTGGAGATATATGGCATGTGTCGGTGGAG GGGTTGCCCACTTCTGGAGTTCTTTACGGATATCGTGTTAATGGTCCTCAAGGATGGGAACAAGGCCATAGGTTTGATAGCAACATTATTCTTCTTGACCCTTACGCGAAACTAGTTTCTGGTCGAAATTACTTTGGGCTTGATAAAGGGCCCAGCCAGCCTTTTGGAACATATGATTTTGATAGCTCTCCTTTTGACTGGGGTGCTGACTACCAGCTTCCAAATTTGCCTGAG ACAGATCTAGTTATATATGAAATGAACGTTCGCGCTTTCACTGCGGATGAGTCAAGTGGGCTTGATCCAGCTGTTCGTGGAAGCTATCTAGGATTCATCGACAAA ATCCCACATTTGCTTGAACTCGGAGTTAATGCAGTGGAGTTGCTACCTGTTTTTGAGTTTGATGAGCTGGAGTTCAAGAGGTACCCTAACCCAAGGGACCACATG GTCAATACATGGGGTTATTCTACAATCAACTTTTTTGCTCCCATGACCCGCTATGCAAGTGCTGGTGGTGGACCATTGGCTGCTTCCAGAGAGCTCAAGCAGATGGTCAAGGCATTGCATAAAGCTGGTATAGAG GTTATTCTGGACGTCGTTTACAACCATACGAATGAAGCAGATGATGCTAATCCTTATGTTACTTCTTTCCGTGGCATCGACAACAAG GTTTATTACATGTTAGATCCGAAGAACAACTCTCAACTGCTGAACTTCTCGGGATGCG GGAATACACTAAACTGCAACCATCCTGTTGTCATGGAACTCGTACTCGACAGCTTGAGACATTG GGTTAAGGAGTATCACATAGATGGATTTCGGTTTGACCTTGCAAGTGTTCTTTGTCGTGGACCAGATGGCAGTCCTCTTGATGCTCCTCCACTCATCAGG GAAATTGCCAAAGATTCTGTGTTATCTCGATGCAAGATAATTGCTGAACCTTGGGATTGTGGAGGTCTTTATCTAGTAGGGCGTTTCCCTAACTGGGACAG GTGGGCTGAATGGAATGGAAAGTACAGAGACGATCTTCGAAGGTTCATCAAG GGTGACCCTGGTATGAAGGGGGTGTTGGCAACTCGTGTGTCTGGATCTGCTGATCTCTACCAG GTGAACCAGCGGAAGCCTCATCATGGTGTGAACTTTATAATAGCACATGATGGGTTCACCTTATGTGACCTTGTTTCATACAACTTAAAG CACAACGATGCTAATGGAGAAGGTGGACGTGATGGATGCAATGATAATTTTAGCTGGAACTGTGGTGTTGAAG GAGAAACAAATGATTCAAATGTATTAGCTCTGCGTTCGAGACAAATGAAGAACTTCCATGTGGCATTAATGATTTCTCAA GGCACCCCAATGATGTTGATGGGAGATGAATATGGTCATACACGTTATGGAAACAATAATAGCTATGGACATGATACCTGCATAAATAATTTCCAGTGGGGACAG TTGGCGGAAAGAAGATATGGCCATTTCAGGTTTTTCTCAGAGATGATTAAGTTCCGTCAGAACCACCCAATACTGAAACGGGACAGGTTTCTCAGTAAA AATGATGTCACTTGGCACGAGGATTGTTGGGATAACTTGGAAAGCAAATTCTTGGCATTCAC GATACACGACCACAACTCTGGTGGAGATATCTATTTGGCATTCAATGCCCATGACTATTCTGTGGATGCTGTGATTCCCCCAGCCCCTCAACAAAAACACTGGAACCGTGTG GTGGATACCAACCTGGAATCACCAAACGATATTGCACCGGAAGGGGTGCCACTTACTGGATCAGGGTATAGAATTGCtccattctcttccatcttgctCAAGGCAAGCCCATAG